The following is a genomic window from Terriglobales bacterium.
ACGGCATCAACGTGGTCGCCAACAAGTTCGTGGCCAACTACCTGCACGACGCGCACAGCGCCGTGAAGATCTACAGCCTGAAGGGCAAACTCGAGCAGGAGATCCAGTTGCCGGGCATCGGGACCGCGGGCGGCTTCCCCGGCCGGCGCACCGACAAGGAGACCTTCTACTCCTACGCCAGCTTCAACACGCCGCTGACCATCTACCGGCTCGACATGAAGACGCTGAAGAGCGAGGTCTTTCGCCAGCCGAAGGTGGACTTCCATCCCGACGACTACGAGACCAGGCAGGTCTTCTATACGTCGAAGGACGGCACGAAGGTGCCGATGTTCATCACGGCGAAGAAGGGGCTGAAGCTCGATGGCCAGAACCCGACGCTGCTGTACGGCTACGGCGGGTTCAACATCTCGCTCACGCCGACTTTCTCGGTCGCGAACCTGGTGTGGATGGAGATGGGCGGGGTGTACGCGGTGCCGAACCTGCGCGGGGGCGGCGAGTACGGCAAGGCGTGGCACGAGGCCGGCATGAAGGCGAACAAGCAGAACGTGTTCGACGACTTCATCGCGGCGGCGGAGTGGCTGATCGCCAACAAGTACACCTCGACACCGAAGCTGGCGATCGCAGGCGGCTCGAACGGCGGGCTGCTGGTGGGCGCGGCGGTGACGCAGCGTCCGGAGCTGTTCGGCGCGGCGCTGCCGGCGGTGGGCGTGATGGACATGCTGCGCTTCCACAAGTTCACCATCGGCTGGGGCTGGGTCTCCGATTACGGGTCGCCGGACAAGCCGGAGGAGTTCCAGTACATCGCGAAGTACTCGCCGCTGCACAACATCAAGCCGGGCACGGCGTATCCGCCGACGCTGATCACGACGGCGGACCACGACGACCGCGTGGTCCCGGGACACAGCTTCAAGTACGCGGCCACGATGCAGGCGGCGCAGGCCGGGCCGGCGCCAATCCTGATCCGCATCGAGACGCGCGCGGGCCACGGTGGCGGCAAGCCGACCAGCAAGATCATCGAGGAGACCGCCGACCGGTGGGGCTTCCTGGTGAAGACACTGGGAGTGGAGTCGCAGGCAGACGGGACGATGAAGGCCGTGCAGTAAGGGACGCTCTTGGCCTTTGGCTCTTGGCTTTTGGCCTGGAACCTTTCGCCTGAACGCTCACGAGACGCCCGCAAGGGCGTCTCTACTTTTGTGGGAGGAAACATGAAGAAGCTTCTGTGGTGCATGCTGCTGCTGGTTGGAACGGCGTTCGCGCAGGCGGCGCCCGCGGGCGTCTCGGCGGAAGACGCGGCGGCCATCAAGGCCACGGCGCTGAACTACGTGGAAGGTTGGTACACCGGCGATGCCGAGCGCATGGCGAGCGCGCTGCATCCGGAGCTGGTGAAGCGGATCATGGTCATCGACCCCGAGACCGGGCGCCCGAAGATCGACAACATGGGCAAGACCGCGCTGGTCGAAGGCACCCGCCGCGGCTTTGGCAAGCAGACCCCCGCGGCCGAGCAGCAGAAGGACGTCCAGATCCTCGACGTGTTCCAGAACGCCGCCAGCGTGCGTGCGACCATGAGCGGCTGGATCGACTACATGCACATGGTGAAGTGGGAGGGGAAGTGGGTCATCGTCAACGTGCTGTGGGAGAAGAAGCCCAAGCCGGCGAAGGCCCAGTGAAGGGGAAGCCGGAGGCGCAGCGGCCGCATGTCGCCGTGGAAGCCGAGTGACTCTCCCAGTTCGCCCGCCCTTCTCGGGGACCGTGACCGCTCGGAAGCGCTCCGGCTGTCCGCGACTTCATTGAAGCGCGGGCCGGACGGGCTGCAGCAGGAAAACGAACACGGGAAGCGCGGGGCGTTCCGATCTGGAACGGGCGCTGGTCTGCGCGGGCGCGACACCGGCGCGACGCCGGCGCCACATCCGTCCCGTGATTTGCGTCCTGGACGGCGAAAGCACTACAACTAAGCCATGGGCCGCGTAACCTCTCCCAGCGTCGCGCCGACCGGGCTGTACCTCGATGGGCAGTGGATCACCGACCGCACGCTGCTCGGCGTGCGCTCGCCGTACGACCAGTCCACGGTGGGCGCGGTGGCGCAGGCGACGCGCGGCGACGCGGAGGCTGCCATCGCGGCGGCGGTGCGCGCCTTCGAGGTCACGCGCAAGCTACCGAACTACGAGCGGCAGCGCGTGCTGCGGCGGATGGCGGAGCTGATCACGGCGCAGCGCGACGAGCTGGCGCGGACCCTGGCGCTCGAGGCCGGCAAGCCCATCAAGACGGCGCGCGCGGAGATCGAGCGCGCGGCATTCACCTTTTCGGTCGCGGCGGAAGAGGCCACGCGCATCGAGGGCGAGTACCTGCCGCTCGACCTGCAGGAGTTCGCGCAAGGGCGCTGGGGGCTGCTGCGGAGATTCCCCATCGGGCCGATCCTCGGGATCACGCCCTTCAATTTCCCGTTCAACCTGGTCGGCCACAAGGTGGCGCCGGCGATCGCGGCGGGGTGCCCGATCATCATCAAGCCGGCGTCGCAGACGCCGATGAGCGCGCTGAACGTGGCGCGCATCGCGGAAGAAGCCGGCTGGCCGGCGGGCGCGCTGAACGTGCTGCCGATGCCGAACGAGGATGCGGCCGTCCTGGTGCGCGACGACCGCCTGAAGATGCTGAGCTTCACCGGGTCGGCCGAGGTCGGCTGGCGGCTGAAGGCGGAGGCGGGGCGGAAGCGCGTGACGCTGGAGCTGGGCGGGAACGCGGGCGTCATCATTCATTCGGACGCCGACCTGGAGTACGCGGCGGCGCGGTGCGCGGTCGGCGGGTTCAGCTACGCGGGGCAGAGCTGCATCTCAGTGCAGCGCATCCTGGTGGAGCGGCCGGTGCTCGACCAGTTCCTCGCGGCGTTCGTCCCGAAGGTGAAGGCGCTCAAGACCGGCGACCCGCTGGACGAGCGCACCGACGTGGGGCCGCTGATCCGGCCGGCGGACGCGGAGCGGATCGAGCAGTGGGTGAACGAGGCGGTCGCGGCGGGCGCGCAGGTGCTGTGCGGCGGCAAGCGGCACGGGTCGGTCTACGAACCGACCGTGCTCGTCCACACGCAGCCGGCGATGAAGGTGAACTGCATGGAGGTGTTCGCGCCGCTGGTGACGGTCGAGCCCTACGACAGCTTCGAGGAAGCGCTGCGGCGCGTGAACGATTCGCCCTATGGCTTGCAGGCGGGGCTATTCACGCGCGATGCTGCGCGCATCTTCCGCGCCTACGAAGAGATCGAGGTCGGCGGGCTGATGGTGGGCGAGGTGCCGACCTTCCGCATCGACCACATGCCGTACGGCGGAACGAAAGACTCGGGCCTCGGCCGCGAGGGCCTGCGCTGGG
Proteins encoded in this region:
- a CDS encoding prolyl oligopeptidase family serine peptidase; amino-acid sequence: MKLRKVLILITVMALALPVAAQQAQPVSQGALQYPQAKKTDVTHDYSGVKVADPYNWLEDTNSAETKAWVEAENKVTFGYLDQIPARARIKERLTKLWNYERFTVPRMEGGRYFYSRNTGLQNQNVIYTQASLTGDPMMLLDPNTLAKDGTVALSSYAISDDGKLMAYGIQEAGSDWVQWKVKEVATGKDLPDHIRWSKFSGASWTKDGSGFFYSRYDEPKGESALTGANYFQKLYFHKLGTEQTDDVLVYERKDQKEWGFQGEVSDDGRYLVISIWQGTEPKNRTYYKDLKDANAKVVPLLDDFDAEYEFIDNDGPVFWFRTDNGAPRYRVIAVDTRKPEKANWKTVIAESGDTLDGINVVANKFVANYLHDAHSAVKIYSLKGKLEQEIQLPGIGTAGGFPGRRTDKETFYSYASFNTPLTIYRLDMKTLKSEVFRQPKVDFHPDDYETRQVFYTSKDGTKVPMFITAKKGLKLDGQNPTLLYGYGGFNISLTPTFSVANLVWMEMGGVYAVPNLRGGGEYGKAWHEAGMKANKQNVFDDFIAAAEWLIANKYTSTPKLAIAGGSNGGLLVGAAVTQRPELFGAALPAVGVMDMLRFHKFTIGWGWVSDYGSPDKPEEFQYIAKYSPLHNIKPGTAYPPTLITTADHDDRVVPGHSFKYAATMQAAQAGPAPILIRIETRAGHGGGKPTSKIIEETADRWGFLVKTLGVESQADGTMKAVQ
- a CDS encoding nuclear transport factor 2 family protein, which codes for MKKLLWCMLLLVGTAFAQAAPAGVSAEDAAAIKATALNYVEGWYTGDAERMASALHPELVKRIMVIDPETGRPKIDNMGKTALVEGTRRGFGKQTPAAEQQKDVQILDVFQNAASVRATMSGWIDYMHMVKWEGKWVIVNVLWEKKPKPAKAQ
- a CDS encoding aldehyde dehydrogenase family protein, whose amino-acid sequence is MGRVTSPSVAPTGLYLDGQWITDRTLLGVRSPYDQSTVGAVAQATRGDAEAAIAAAVRAFEVTRKLPNYERQRVLRRMAELITAQRDELARTLALEAGKPIKTARAEIERAAFTFSVAAEEATRIEGEYLPLDLQEFAQGRWGLLRRFPIGPILGITPFNFPFNLVGHKVAPAIAAGCPIIIKPASQTPMSALNVARIAEEAGWPAGALNVLPMPNEDAAVLVRDDRLKMLSFTGSAEVGWRLKAEAGRKRVTLELGGNAGVIIHSDADLEYAAARCAVGGFSYAGQSCISVQRILVERPVLDQFLAAFVPKVKALKTGDPLDERTDVGPLIRPADAERIEQWVNEAVAAGAQVLCGGKRHGSVYEPTVLVHTQPAMKVNCMEVFAPLVTVEPYDSFEEALRRVNDSPYGLQAGLFTRDAARIFRAYEEIEVGGLMVGEVPTFRIDHMPYGGTKDSGLGREGLRWAIEEMTEPKLLMMNLR